From a region of the Campylobacter sp. genome:
- a CDS encoding HypC/HybG/HupF family hydrogenase formation chaperone, producing MCLSIPSKIISIDENNFATVETLGVRRGVSLDLLPEPATVGEYVLIHVGFAMEKIDTQRAKESIEIYEQIAKQMRAEEGLVYESMEPKTGAEN from the coding sequence ATGTGTCTTTCAATCCCTTCAAAAATCATCTCGATTGACGAAAATAATTTCGCGACCGTGGAGACTCTGGGCGTGCGCCGCGGCGTGAGCTTGGATCTGCTTCCCGAGCCAGCGACGGTAGGGGAGTACGTGCTGATCCACGTGGGCTTTGCGATGGAGAAGATCGATACGCAGCGAGCGAAGGAGAGTATCGAAATTTACGAGCAGATCGCAAAGCAGATGAGGGCGGAAGAGGGCTTGGTGTATGAAAGCATGGAGCCGAAAACCGGCGCAGAAAACTAA
- a CDS encoding hydrogenase small subunit: protein MVDLAQISARLDAVERLPRIKAEESIKERLKSKGFSRRDFMKWSGAMTAMLGLPAAFAPSVARAAELADRLPVIWLHMAECTGCSESLLRTETPSIDSLIFDYISLEYHETIMAAAGWQAEENLEGAIEKYKGRYILMVEGGIPSGENEFFLTVGPEGKSGAQHCKHAAEGAAAIFAIGTCSSFGGIQAAAPNPTGSVGLDKIINKPVINVPGCPPSEKNIVGNVLNFILFGTLPSLDVYNRPKWAYGLRIHDLCERRGHFDAGEFVESFGDAGAKDGYCLYKVGCKGPYTFNNCSRERFNSHTSWPVQAGHGCIGCSEPDFWDHMGPFEEPLADRLYESVFGGLGADATADKIGVGILAITGVAVAAHAAIASFKKDKGE from the coding sequence ATGGTTGATTTAGCTCAAATTTCGGCTAGACTTGATGCCGTTGAGCGTTTGCCGCGAATAAAAGCGGAGGAAAGCATAAAAGAAAGGCTTAAGAGCAAAGGTTTTTCGCGCCGCGATTTTATGAAATGGAGCGGAGCGATGACCGCGATGCTAGGGCTTCCGGCCGCATTTGCACCGAGTGTGGCGCGAGCGGCGGAGCTTGCGGATCGCTTGCCTGTGATCTGGCTTCATATGGCGGAGTGCACGGGCTGTAGCGAGAGCTTGCTACGCACCGAGACGCCTAGCATCGACAGCCTAATATTTGATTACATCAGCCTAGAATACCACGAGACGATAATGGCTGCCGCAGGCTGGCAAGCCGAGGAAAATTTAGAGGGCGCGATCGAAAAATACAAGGGGCGCTATATCTTGATGGTAGAGGGCGGAATTCCAAGCGGCGAGAATGAATTTTTTCTAACCGTGGGTCCTGAGGGCAAAAGCGGAGCTCAGCACTGCAAGCACGCTGCCGAAGGCGCTGCGGCGATATTTGCGATCGGCACCTGTTCGAGCTTCGGCGGTATCCAAGCCGCGGCTCCGAATCCGACCGGCTCCGTAGGTTTGGATAAAATCATAAATAAGCCCGTCATCAACGTCCCGGGCTGTCCGCCTAGCGAAAAAAATATCGTCGGTAACGTGCTAAATTTCATCCTTTTCGGCACGCTTCCAAGCCTTGACGTTTATAACCGACCTAAATGGGCTTACGGGCTTCGCATCCACGATCTATGCGAGCGTCGCGGGCATTTCGACGCGGGCGAGTTTGTAGAAAGCTTCGGCGATGCGGGCGCAAAGGACGGATATTGCCTTTATAAAGTAGGCTGCAAGGGCCCTTATACGTTTAATAACTGCTCGCGCGAGCGCTTCAACTCCCACACTAGCTGGCCGGTACAGGCGGGTCACGGCTGTATAGGTTGCTCGGAACCTGATTTTTGGGATCATATGGGACCTTTTGAGGAGCCTTTGGCGGATCGCCTTTACGAAAGCGTTTTCGGCGGGCTCGGCGCTGATGCTACCGCAGATAAGATAGGTGTCGGAATTTTAGCGATCACGGGTGTTGCGGTAGCCGCACACGCGGCGATTGCGTCATTTAAGAAAGATAAAGGGGAATAA
- a CDS encoding hydrogenase maturation protease encodes MSGENFAAQNYTQNSTERDSSQNSANENSISEQNFAAVNLDRNSTSEHSAKQNSASNFTSQNSLIYSTVQNSINSDFVAVNSAVPNSSSDQIRFIDGGTLASFLMPTMAEFDEILLVDCIDADGAEGGEVYFFDYEAMPKQISWSGSAHEVEMLQTLQMMDLCGDLPHVKILAVVPRRIEEASFKLSSVILESSKIMEKTALQYLSDLGFAHEKIADLSAQDIADRFAKRGRDDSII; translated from the coding sequence ATGTCGGGCGAGAATTTTGCGGCGCAGAATTATACGCAAAATTCCACAGAGCGCGACTCCTCGCAAAATTCTGCGAATGAAAATTCTATCTCCGAGCAAAATTTCGCAGCAGTAAATTTAGACCGAAATTCTACTTCAGAACATTCCGCCAAGCAGAATTCCGCTTCAAATTTTACTTCGCAGAATTCCCTTATATATTCCACAGTGCAAAATTCTATCAATTCGGACTTCGTCGCCGTAAATTCAGCCGTGCCGAACAGTAGCTCGGATCAGATCCGATTTATCGACGGCGGGACTTTGGCTAGCTTTTTGATGCCTACGATGGCGGAATTTGATGAAATTTTGCTCGTAGATTGTATAGACGCGGACGGCGCAGAGGGCGGCGAGGTGTATTTTTTCGACTACGAGGCGATGCCTAAGCAGATCAGCTGGAGCGGCTCGGCGCACGAGGTCGAAATGCTTCAAACCCTGCAGATGATGGATCTTTGCGGCGATCTGCCTCATGTTAAAATTCTAGCTGTCGTGCCGCGGCGCATCGAGGAGGCGAGCTTTAAGCTAAGCTCCGTGATATTAGAGTCCTCAAAAATCATGGAAAAAACGGCGCTGCAGTACCTATCGGATCTTGGTTTCGCGCATGAAAAAATCGCCGATCTTAGCGCCCAAGACATCGCGGATCGATTTGCAAAAAGGGGGCGAGATGATAGTATCATATGA
- the sdhB gene encoding 8-methylmenaquinol:fumarate reductase iron-sulfur subunit encodes MKFIIDRFDGSKNYKQAYELSLEQIKGKTLLGVLQFIKQNLDITLNFTAACRMAICGACAVRVNGHSYLACDTKMEALLAEYENPDSFTISALNNFRVISDLVVDWEPSIENLRKIKPTITPKKEFSADKGCKQSPEQMERVKKQWDCILCGCCASECNKLGADASDYMQPFVFTHANRAAFDSRSKDAMPHLKPAVLNGLWLCVHCQECADRCPKGISAQSDITALRALAMKKGLTAGSGPAHAEAFLLDIVEGSGRLNEIKLALRSEGVFANMGKMDVAANLMMAGKMNPLHAFGGEEIEGHAGLVKMIEAARKAQASGEIE; translated from the coding sequence ATGAAATTTATCATAGACCGCTTCGACGGAAGCAAAAATTATAAGCAAGCCTATGAGCTTAGTTTGGAGCAGATCAAAGGAAAGACCCTGCTTGGAGTTTTGCAATTTATTAAGCAAAATTTAGACATCACTTTAAATTTTACCGCAGCGTGTCGTATGGCGATATGCGGAGCCTGTGCCGTAAGGGTAAACGGACACTCATATCTTGCCTGCGATACCAAGATGGAGGCTCTGCTTGCAGAGTATGAAAACCCCGATAGTTTTACGATCTCTGCGTTAAATAATTTTCGAGTGATCTCGGATCTAGTAGTGGATTGGGAGCCTAGTATCGAAAATTTAAGAAAGATTAAACCTACTATTACTCCTAAGAAAGAATTTAGCGCAGATAAGGGCTGTAAGCAAAGCCCTGAGCAGATGGAGCGCGTAAAAAAGCAGTGGGATTGTATCCTTTGCGGATGTTGCGCTAGCGAATGCAATAAGCTTGGAGCGGACGCAAGCGATTATATGCAGCCCTTTGTTTTCACGCACGCTAACCGCGCCGCATTTGATTCAAGAAGCAAGGACGCTATGCCTCATCTAAAGCCTGCGGTTCTAAACGGATTATGGCTATGCGTACACTGCCAAGAGTGCGCCGATCGCTGCCCTAAAGGCATAAGCGCTCAAAGCGACATCACCGCACTTCGCGCTCTAGCGATGAAAAAAGGCTTAACCGCAGGAAGCGGTCCAGCTCACGCAGAGGCGTTTTTACTAGATATCGTAGAGGGAAGCGGAAGGCTAAACGAGATCAAGCTTGCTCTAAGAAGCGAAGGCGTATTTGCAAATATGGGTAAGATGGATGTAGCGGCAAATTTAATGATGGCGGGCAAGATGAATCCTCTTCATGCTTTCGGCGGCGAGGAGATCGAGGGACATGCAGGGCTCGTTAAGATGATAGAGGCCGCACGCAAAGCTCAAGCTAGCGGCGAGATAGAATAA
- the hypE gene encoding hydrogenase expression/formation protein HypE, with protein sequence MNETILLSHGGGGEEMNRLINETIFAAFDNEILRANNDSAILNLNLDDLNLDAGAGFDRAANSALNSTNLGGELAFSTDSFVVTPLFFNGGDIGKIAVCGTINDLAMVGAKPLFLSCALIIEEGLSLGELRRILDSMASTARSCGVRIVCGDTKVVPRGKCDKIFINTSGIGRVLRPARVQNIKAGAKILLSGDIGRHGAVILAARDEIALSSELQSDCKPLCAAVEKLILQGVKIQAMRDATRGGLSAVLNEFASSSGLEFLVREEDIKISDEVVGVCELLGFEPYELANEGTFVAVVEDDAEADRALEILREFDSNAAIIGEVREVGHGGGNFEGTLTPKLSVQDEFTGASDAGAVSENRAGQFKAPYAAKGRVILQNAYGSQRFLELPKGELLPRIC encoded by the coding sequence TTGAACGAAACTATACTTTTAAGCCACGGCGGCGGCGGCGAGGAGATGAATAGGCTCATCAACGAGACGATCTTTGCGGCGTTTGACAATGAAATTTTACGCGCAAACAACGACAGCGCGATACTAAATTTAAATTTAGACGATTTAAATTTAGACGCCGGGGCGGGTTTTGATCGCGCGGCGAACTCCGCTTTGAATTCTACGAACCTCGGCGGCGAGCTAGCTTTCAGCACTGATAGTTTCGTGGTCACGCCGCTGTTTTTTAACGGCGGCGACATCGGCAAGATCGCCGTTTGCGGCACCATCAACGACCTTGCGATGGTAGGCGCCAAGCCGCTGTTTTTAAGCTGCGCGCTCATCATCGAGGAGGGGCTTAGCCTAGGCGAGCTGCGACGCATCCTGGACTCGATGGCAAGCACCGCGCGAAGTTGCGGCGTTCGCATCGTTTGCGGCGACACAAAGGTCGTGCCGCGCGGCAAATGCGATAAAATTTTCATAAACACTAGCGGCATCGGTCGTGTTTTGCGACCTGCGCGCGTGCAAAACATCAAAGCGGGCGCAAAAATCCTCCTTAGCGGCGATATCGGGCGGCACGGAGCGGTGATACTCGCGGCGCGCGACGAGATCGCGCTAAGCAGCGAGCTACAAAGCGACTGCAAACCGCTTTGCGCTGCGGTAGAAAAGCTGATCTTGCAAGGCGTGAAGATCCAAGCGATGCGAGATGCGACGCGCGGCGGACTTAGCGCGGTTTTAAACGAATTCGCAAGCTCCAGCGGGCTTGAATTTTTAGTGCGCGAAGAGGATATCAAAATCAGCGACGAAGTGGTGGGCGTGTGTGAGCTGCTGGGCTTCGAGCCGTACGAGCTTGCAAACGAAGGCACGTTCGTAGCGGTCGTAGAAGATGATGCCGAGGCGGATAGGGCGCTTGAGATACTGCGCGAATTTGACTCAAATGCCGCAATCATCGGCGAGGTACGCGAAGTAGGGCACGGCGGAGGCAATTTTGAGGGTACTTTGACACCAAAGCTTAGCGTGCAGGACGAATTTACGGGTGCGAGCGACGCGGGCGCAGTATCAGAAAATAGGGCGGGGCAATTTAAAGCTCCGTATGCGGCAAAAGGGCGAGTGATTTTGCAAAACGCCTATGGCTCGCAGCGATTCTTGGAACTTCCAAAGGGCGAGCTACTGCCGAGGATTTGTTAA
- a CDS encoding hydrogenase maturation nickel metallochaperone HypA, which produces MHELSIVADLVALCEKALNAEIAKKKGAAEQGDKNRCDIADTARNTDSANTDIIDTKNAENRGIANMDSNDKNGDCAENLNTNPQAPCDTPSAKSPQLRELHVKIGRLSGVEAHYLQNCYEVFRAGTVCENADLIIHTQEIVVKCKNCGFSGDLAQNDFSCPRCKSSEISVIDGEDMYLMRLVIE; this is translated from the coding sequence ATGCATGAACTATCGATCGTAGCGGATCTTGTGGCGCTATGCGAAAAGGCGCTAAACGCCGAAATAGCAAAGAAAAAAGGCGCGGCCGAGCAGGGCGATAAAAATCGCTGTGATATTGCCGATACCGCTAGAAATACAGACTCTGCAAATACCGACATAATAGACACCAAGAATGCCGAAAATAGGGGCATTGCGAATATGGACTCGAACGACAAAAACGGCGATTGTGCTGAAAACTTGAATACGAATCCGCAGGCGCCTTGTGATACACCTAGCGCAAAAAGTCCGCAGTTAAGGGAACTGCACGTAAAAATAGGGCGGCTAAGCGGCGTGGAAGCGCATTATTTGCAAAACTGCTATGAAGTCTTTCGCGCAGGCACCGTCTGCGAAAATGCAGATCTCATTATCCACACCCAAGAAATCGTCGTAAAATGCAAAAACTGCGGTTTTAGCGGAGATTTGGCACAGAACGACTTTTCTTGCCCGCGCTGCAAAAGCTCCGAAATCAGCGTAATCGACGGCGAAGATATGTATCTAATGCGCCTGGTTATTGAATAG
- a CDS encoding nickel-dependent hydrogenase large subunit, giving the protein MSQRIVIDPITRIEGHLRIEVVVDDENVVREAYSSSTLWRGLETIVKNRDPRDAGFFMQRICGVCTFSHYKAGIVAVENALGITPPLNTLLTRTLMANALFLHDHPVHFYQLHGLDFVDVVSALSADPKKASEEAFKYCDTPYACGADKLKEVQDRVGAFVKKGALGPFANAYFGHPTYKLSPEQNLIALSHYLECLRIQRTAAQMMAIFGAKQPHPQSLTVGGVTCVMDILSPARLGEYMSKFKEVADFVNRAYYPDLVMAAKAYGNEPSVLNDIGVANLWTHQEFQLSKNEWLFQSGMILDGDISKVLELDENKITEEATHAWYKNDAALHPYDGEQEPNYTGLKDGQSIDAHGKEAHTKVLDTQGKYTWIKAPRYDGKPLQVGPLANIVVNYAKKNERVVKVVDQFLKDAGLPLETVFSTLGRTACRMIEAKVVADNGLIALENLIANIKSGDTQTCAKYVIDNSKEYKGRYIGHVPRGALSHWCRIEKGVIKNWQAVVPSTWNATPKDKDGAMGAYESCLIGLKLADLSKPLEIIRRIHSFDPCIACAVHVMDAKGAELGCYRVDPSKG; this is encoded by the coding sequence ATGTCGCAAAGAATCGTAATAGATCCGATAACCAGAATAGAGGGACATTTAAGAATAGAGGTCGTAGTGGATGATGAAAACGTCGTCCGCGAGGCTTATAGTAGCTCGACGCTATGGCGCGGGCTTGAGACTATAGTAAAAAACAGAGATCCGCGCGACGCGGGATTTTTTATGCAAAGAATTTGCGGCGTCTGCACCTTCTCGCATTATAAAGCGGGTATCGTCGCGGTAGAAAACGCCCTTGGTATCACTCCGCCGCTAAATACCTTGCTGACGCGTACGCTGATGGCTAACGCGCTATTTTTGCACGATCATCCGGTGCATTTTTATCAACTCCACGGGCTTGATTTTGTAGATGTAGTAAGTGCGCTTAGCGCCGATCCTAAAAAAGCAAGCGAAGAGGCGTTTAAATACTGCGATACCCCTTATGCGTGCGGCGCAGATAAGCTAAAAGAGGTGCAAGATCGCGTGGGTGCTTTTGTTAAGAAGGGCGCTTTGGGACCTTTTGCCAACGCCTACTTCGGCCACCCAACATATAAGCTTAGCCCGGAGCAAAATTTGATCGCTCTTTCGCACTATCTTGAGTGTTTGCGCATTCAGCGCACGGCGGCTCAGATGATGGCGATATTCGGTGCGAAGCAGCCTCATCCGCAAAGCCTCACCGTAGGTGGCGTAACCTGCGTGATGGATATCCTAAGCCCTGCAAGACTGGGTGAATATATGTCTAAATTTAAAGAGGTCGCAGACTTCGTAAATCGCGCCTACTATCCTGATCTCGTAATGGCTGCGAAGGCTTACGGCAACGAGCCTAGCGTGCTAAACGATATCGGCGTGGCAAATTTATGGACTCATCAAGAATTCCAGCTTTCAAAGAACGAATGGCTATTTCAAAGCGGCATGATACTCGACGGCGATATTAGCAAGGTTTTGGAGTTGGATGAAAACAAGATCACCGAGGAGGCAACGCATGCGTGGTATAAAAACGATGCGGCGCTTCATCCTTACGACGGCGAGCAAGAGCCGAATTATACTGGCCTTAAGGACGGACAGAGCATCGACGCGCACGGCAAAGAAGCGCATACGAAGGTGCTCGATACCCAGGGTAAATACACCTGGATTAAGGCTCCGCGATACGACGGCAAGCCGCTTCAGGTAGGACCGCTTGCAAATATCGTAGTAAATTACGCTAAGAAAAACGAGCGCGTAGTAAAGGTCGTGGATCAATTCCTAAAAGACGCCGGCTTGCCGCTTGAGACGGTATTTTCGACGCTTGGACGAACGGCGTGTCGTATGATCGAGGCTAAAGTCGTAGCCGACAACGGACTGATTGCGCTAGAAAATTTAATCGCAAACATTAAAAGCGGCGATACGCAGACCTGCGCAAAATATGTAATCGATAACTCTAAAGAGTACAAAGGTCGCTATATCGGTCACGTGCCGCGCGGCGCACTTAGCCACTGGTGCAGGATCGAAAAGGGCGTCATTAAAAACTGGCAGGCGGTCGTGCCGTCTACTTGGAACGCCACACCGAAGGATAAAGACGGCGCTATGGGCGCTTACGAATCCTGCTTGATCGGGCTTAAACTTGCCGATCTTTCCAAGCCGCTAGAGATTATCCGCCGCATCCATTCATTCGATCCTTGCATCGCCTGCGCCGTGCACGTAATGGACGCTAAAGGGGCGGAGCTTGGCTGCTATAGGGTAGATCCCAGCAAAGGATAA
- the hypB gene encoding hydrogenase nickel incorporation protein HypB, translating to MCKDCGCSVGHTHEAGAHSHEHLHTHADGTVHSHAHMHEAGIDHEHDAHDHVHANVAISDAKTIEVMSKILSANDEEAAHNRAHFDEDKILCLNLMSSPGSGKTTLLEATIKSGKFKIGVIEGDLETNRDADRIIKAGAQAHQISTGETCHLDAFMVHEGLHHIDTKNLDLVFIENVGNLVCPAAFDVGAHLNVVLLSVPEGSDKIAKYPVIFRRADCVVITKTALLPHFDFDMEEVVREVHKLNPKADVIALDSKSGEGVEKWLKFLQYKKEFR from the coding sequence ATGTGTAAAGATTGCGGCTGTTCAGTAGGCCATACTCACGAGGCGGGTGCTCATTCGCACGAGCATCTCCACACCCACGCGGACGGCACCGTCCACTCCCACGCTCATATGCACGAGGCGGGGATCGATCACGAGCACGACGCGCACGATCACGTCCACGCAAATGTCGCTATTAGCGACGCCAAGACGATCGAGGTGATGAGTAAAATTTTAAGCGCCAACGACGAGGAGGCCGCTCACAACAGAGCTCATTTTGACGAGGATAAAATTTTATGCTTAAATTTGATGTCGAGCCCCGGTAGCGGCAAGACTACGCTACTTGAGGCCACTATCAAAAGCGGCAAATTTAAAATCGGCGTCATCGAGGGCGACCTGGAGACCAACCGCGACGCCGATCGCATCATAAAAGCGGGCGCACAGGCCCATCAGATTAGCACCGGCGAGACCTGCCATCTGGATGCCTTTATGGTTCACGAGGGTCTTCATCATATCGATACTAAAAATTTGGATCTGGTTTTCATAGAAAACGTCGGAAACCTCGTCTGCCCGGCGGCATTTGACGTGGGTGCGCACCTGAACGTGGTGCTTCTAAGCGTACCCGAGGGCAGCGATAAAATCGCAAAATACCCCGTGATATTTCGTCGCGCAGACTGCGTCGTAATCACTAAAACCGCGCTGTTACCGCATTTTGACTTCGATATGGAGGAGGTAGTGCGCGAAGTGCACAAACTCAATCCGAAAGCCGACGTCATCGCGCTTGATAGTAAAAGCGGCGAGGGCGTGGAGAAATGGCTGAAATTCCTACAATACAAGAAGGAATTTCGTTAA
- the nikR gene encoding nickel-responsive transcriptional regulator NikR codes for MKKEEKESAVRFSISLPTKLFEDLDEMVRAKQYLSRSEFIRDLIREKMVEGVLHGDSDEDCVGVLCIAYDHHQSDLIEQLVEIEHHANVTIISTSHFHIDERHCFEEITMRDKISKIEQLSAKIGALKGVKFSKLVNAVITEA; via the coding sequence ATGAAAAAAGAGGAAAAAGAGAGCGCCGTAAGATTTAGCATTTCGCTGCCGACGAAGCTTTTTGAGGATCTCGATGAGATGGTGCGCGCCAAGCAATACCTAAGCCGCAGCGAGTTTATCCGCGATCTGATCCGCGAAAAGATGGTCGAGGGCGTGCTTCACGGAGATAGCGACGAGGACTGCGTGGGCGTGCTTTGCATCGCGTATGATCATCACCAAAGCGATCTGATCGAGCAGCTCGTAGAGATCGAGCACCACGCAAACGTCACCATCATCAGTACCAGCCACTTCCACATCGACGAGCGCCACTGCTTCGAGGAGATCACGATGCGGGATAAAATTTCAAAGATCGAGCAGCTCAGCGCCAAAATCGGCGCGCTAAAAGGGGTGAAATTTTCCAAGCTCGTAAATGCGGTCATCACCGAGGCGTAG
- the cybH gene encoding Ni/Fe-hydrogenase, b-type cytochrome subunit, translated as MKKRFAEYEFSIGLRLTHWLRALCITLLVITGYYIAFVFTAPEVNPEPVLFMQAKFRFVHLIFGFAMIGAAIFKTYLFFFDKKSRKELLSIKDFFSPRVWIAQIKYYIFLGEHPHLRGVYNPLQFISYLGFYLVLFVICLTGMILYVHVYHEGLGGALYGLLRPLEAAMGGLSEVRMIHHLCMNIIIIFVPIHVYMAVFNAVKGRDGAMDAIVSGYKFKKEEHA; from the coding sequence ATGAAAAAAAGATTTGCGGAATACGAGTTCTCCATCGGTCTTAGACTCACGCACTGGCTGCGCGCGCTTTGCATTACGCTTTTGGTGATCACCGGATATTACATCGCCTTTGTTTTCACCGCGCCCGAGGTAAATCCCGAGCCGGTGCTTTTCATGCAGGCTAAATTTAGATTCGTACATCTGATCTTCGGCTTTGCGATGATTGGTGCGGCGATCTTTAAAACCTACCTTTTCTTCTTCGATAAAAAGAGCAGAAAAGAGCTTTTAAGCATCAAGGATTTTTTTAGCCCGCGCGTCTGGATCGCCCAGATCAAATACTATATCTTTTTGGGCGAGCACCCGCATCTTCGCGGCGTTTATAACCCATTGCAGTTCATCTCCTATCTGGGCTTTTATCTAGTGCTATTCGTGATCTGCCTAACCGGAATGATTCTATACGTTCACGTCTATCACGAAGGGTTAGGCGGCGCGCTATACGGGCTCTTGCGCCCGCTGGAAGCTGCGATGGGCGGACTAAGCGAGGTGCGAATGATTCACCATCTTTGCATGAATATCATCATAATCTTCGTGCCGATCCACGTCTATATGGCGGTCTTTAACGCCGTTAAGGGCAGGGACGGCGCAATGGATGCGATCGTAAGCGGTTATAAATTTAAAAAGGAAGAGCACGCTTGA
- the hypD gene encoding hydrogenase formation protein HypD — MDLIKDFRDKELILAISKLIISKSKKPLNIMEICGGHTHSIMKFGLPSLVGKNIKFIHGPGCPVCVMPRSRIDEAIKLAAIPQSIFCTLADMLRVPGSRTSLQKLRSEGHDIRALYSPLDCIKIAQENPQKTVIFFAIGFETTTPMSAVLIDKALSLGLKNLFFHINHVTVPAPVRAILDDADVQIDAFLGPSHVSVITGAKVYESIARDYKKPIAVSGFEPLDIMAGVLNLVEQQNAGTYEVFNEYERVVKEGGNQKAQDLIDKYFEICDFPWRGLGEIPKSGMKLRPQYAALDARVQFDCSVQSAPESKACICGEILRGKKSPYDCKVFGKNCTPQNPIGSCMVSSEGACAAYFKYGNVKNAG; from the coding sequence ATGGATCTAATCAAGGATTTTAGGGATAAGGAGCTGATTTTAGCGATTAGCAAGCTGATAATTTCCAAAAGCAAAAAGCCGCTAAACATCATGGAGATTTGCGGCGGACACACGCACTCGATCATGAAATTCGGCCTTCCGAGCCTGGTCGGCAAAAATATCAAATTTATCCACGGCCCCGGCTGTCCGGTGTGCGTGATGCCGCGCAGTCGCATTGACGAGGCGATCAAGCTCGCCGCGATACCGCAGAGTATTTTTTGCACTCTAGCAGACATGCTGCGTGTGCCCGGCTCTCGCACGAGCTTGCAGAAGCTGCGCAGCGAGGGGCACGACATCAGGGCGCTTTATAGCCCGCTTGATTGCATAAAGATCGCGCAGGAAAATCCGCAAAAAACGGTGATATTTTTTGCGATCGGCTTTGAGACGACAACGCCGATGAGCGCCGTACTGATCGATAAGGCGCTAAGCTTGGGGCTAAAAAATCTCTTTTTTCACATCAACCACGTTACGGTGCCAGCGCCCGTGCGAGCGATCTTAGACGACGCGGACGTGCAGATAGACGCGTTTTTAGGGCCTAGCCACGTAAGCGTGATCACCGGCGCGAAGGTCTACGAAAGCATAGCGCGCGATTACAAAAAGCCGATCGCCGTAAGCGGATTTGAGCCGCTTGACATAATGGCGGGCGTGTTAAATTTGGTGGAGCAGCAAAACGCCGGCACCTACGAGGTTTTCAACGAATACGAGCGCGTCGTAAAAGAGGGCGGCAACCAAAAAGCGCAAGATTTGATAGATAAATATTTTGAAATTTGCGATTTTCCGTGGCGAGGGCTCGGCGAAATTCCAAAAAGCGGCATGAAGTTGCGCCCGCAGTACGCGGCGCTGGATGCCAGGGTACAGTTTGATTGCAGCGTACAGAGCGCGCCCGAGAGCAAGGCCTGTATCTGCGGCGAAATTTTACGCGGCAAAAAAAGCCCCTATGATTGCAAGGTCTTCGGCAAGAACTGCACGCCGCAAAACCCGATAGGATCGTGTATGGTCTCAAGCGAAGGCGCATGCGCAGCGTATTTCAAATACGGCAACGTCAAAAACGCGGGTTAA
- the sdhE gene encoding 8-methylmenaquinol:fumarate reductase membrane anchor subunit, whose translation MCIFPGCVLSQAAKESKISLEAIAPVLGIKLHEIKGWSCCGASQAQCVDPMASLVANARNIALAEGMNMPLLTTCSTCMLTLTKAKLALDKGAKSYINTFLKEGGMQYQGSTEITSLLWVLYQNLDTLKAKVVRPLTNLKVALFYGCHSLRPERELKKESSTNPKSFEAVVSALGAQIVPFEKRLDCCGFHASYPAVKSVSKMSSEIVNDAAEHGADVVVTPCPLCQMQLDIYQERYQEAMNSKARKPIIHLSQLVGLALGLSNEQLGLNINIQDATRLVS comes from the coding sequence ATTTGCATTTTCCCGGGTTGCGTTTTAAGTCAAGCCGCAAAGGAATCTAAAATTTCACTTGAAGCGATCGCTCCGGTGCTGGGTATTAAACTTCACGAGATAAAGGGCTGGAGCTGCTGCGGGGCTAGTCAAGCTCAATGCGTCGATCCTATGGCAAGCCTGGTGGCTAATGCCAGAAACATCGCGCTAGCCGAGGGTATGAATATGCCTCTGCTAACTACCTGCTCCACCTGTATGCTAACTCTAACTAAAGCAAAGCTAGCGTTGGATAAGGGTGCTAAAAGCTATATCAATACCTTTTTAAAAGAGGGCGGCATGCAGTATCAGGGAAGTACCGAGATTACGAGCCTGCTTTGGGTGCTATATCAAAATTTAGACACGTTAAAAGCTAAAGTCGTTAGACCGCTAACAAACTTAAAAGTAGCTCTATTTTACGGCTGCCATTCATTAAGACCGGAGCGCGAGCTTAAAAAGGAAAGTTCGACCAATCCGAAAAGCTTTGAAGCGGTAGTTAGCGCACTTGGTGCTCAGATCGTGCCTTTTGAAAAACGCCTTGATTGCTGTGGTTTTCACGCTAGCTATCCAGCGGTAAAATCGGTATCTAAAATGTCAAGCGAGATCGTAAATGACGCTGCCGAGCACGGTGCCGACGTCGTAGTTACCCCTTGTCCGCTATGCCAGATGCAGCTAGATATCTATCAGGAGCGATACCAAGAAGCGATGAACTCCAAAGCAAGAAAGCCGATCATCCACTTATCTCAGCTGGTAGGCCTTGCTCTTGGGCTAAGCAACGAGCAGCTTGGACTAAATATCAATATCCAAGATGCAACGAGATTGGTAAGCTGA